A single region of the Garra rufa chromosome 6, GarRuf1.0, whole genome shotgun sequence genome encodes:
- the LOC141337469 gene encoding cysteine-rich protein 1: MVSFCPICGKPVYFGEKKRSLGRDYHPLCLKCHKCKRQLTAGQHAEHDEKPYCTNCYMRNFGPRGSRNPVARTFNTAAS, translated from the exons ATGGTGAGCTTCTGTCCTATATGTGGGAAGCCTGTTTATTTTG GTGAAAAGAAGAGGTCATTGGGACGGGATTATCACCCGTTGTGCCTGAAGTGTCACAAATGCAAAAGACAGCTAACAGCTGGCCAGCATGCAGag CACGATGAGAAGCCATACTGCACTAACTGCTACATGAGAAATTTTGGACCCAGAG GTAGCCGAAATCCTGTTGCTCGGACCTTTAACACAGCAGCTTCTTAA